Sequence from the Streptomyces peucetius genome:
GCATGACCGGATCGCAGGGGATCACTCGGACCGTGGCGCGCCGCACCGTCGTCGCCGCCGTGGGCGGGGCCGGTCTCACCGCCGCGCTGACCGCATGCGGCAGCTCGGACGACACGGTGCAGACCGGGTCGGGGAATCCGGCCGGTGAGGAGGGTGCGGCGGCCTCGGGAGGCGGCGCGGGCGGTGCCGGCGGCACGGTGCTCGCCAAGACCACCGACATTCCGGCGGGCGGCGGCAAGGTCGTCGGTGACGTGGTGATCACCCAGCCGGTGGCGGGCGAGTTCAAGGCCTTCTCGTCCAAGTGCACGCACCAGGGCTGCGCGGTCAAGGAGATCTCGAACGGCACCATCAACTGCCCGTGTCACAACAGCCGGTTCGACGCGTCCGACGGCAGTGTCAAGGCCGGTCCGGCGACAGCGCCGCTGCCGCCCGCCCAGATCACCGTCGAGGGGGACGCGATCAAGCTCGCGTGATGCGGTGCGGCCCCTTCCAGCAGGACACCACCTCGTCGGTCGTGGCGATCGTGGCCACCAGCGACAGGGTGTTACGGATCATCGCCGGGGTGTACTCGGCGGGCACCCCGGCGATGGCGTCCGCCACGACGACCGCCGTGTAGCCGAGGTTCACCGCGTCGAAGACGGCGCACGGAACCGCCACGTTGGCCGAGACGCCGGTGACGAGGAGGGTGCGGCAGCCGAGATTGCGCAGGAGCGGGTCGACACCGGTGCCGGCCAGCGGTGAGAGCCCGTGCAGCCGGCGTACGACGAGGTCCTCGGGCGCGACGTCGATCGGCGGGGCGACCCGTACGGCCGCGGAGCCGGTGTGCTGCTGCACAGGCAGTCGTTCGGCGGCCCTGAACAGCCGCGCGTTCCGGTTGGAGCCCCGGCCGTCGGGGCGCCGTTCGGCCACCGCGTGCAGCACCTGTACGCCCGCGTCGTGGGCGGCGGCGACCAGTCGTGCGACGTTGCGGAGTGCCCCTGAGGCGCTCGCCTGTGCGGCGAGTTCCGGCAGGGCGCTGTCCTTGCCGACGACACCCTGCTGGCATTCGACGGTCAGGAGTGCGGTGGTGGGTGGTTCGAGCTGTTCCAGGAGCTGATGACGGGACGGCATGGGGCCCCTCGGTGTCGTGTCCGCTCGGCGCGGAGGCGCGACGGTAGCCCCCATTGCGTACGGAGGGAAGAGCGTCCATGCTGGCCGGGCACATTTCTGACAGCCAGTCAGCCGCAGGGCCGGGAGGACGCAGATGACCGCCACTCAGCGCCGGGGCCGTCGGATCATGATGACCCCCGGGGAGCTCGACGCCTTCCTGACGCAGCAGCGGACCTGCCGGGTGGCCACCGTCTCGTCCGACGGGCGCCCGCACATCAGCGCCCTGTGGTTCGCCTGGGACGGAAGGTCCCTGTGGCTCTATTCCCTGACCCGCAGCCGGCGCTGGGCACAACTGCGCCGCGATCCGCGCATCGCCGTCGTCGTCGACGACGGCGAGGAGTACGGGGAGCTGCGGGGTGCCGAGCTGTCCGGCACGGCCGTCTTCGTCGGTGAGGCTCCGCGCACGGGCGAGGACTGTCCCGAACTGGCCGCGCCGGAGGCGCTCTTCGCGGCCAAGAACTTCGGCCTGGACGCGATGCCGCACGACGGTCGGCACGCCTGGCTGCGGCTGACCCCCGGCACGGTCGCGTCCTGGGACTTCCGCAAACTGCCGGGCCTGTGATCCCCGGCCCGGGCGTCAGTCCTGCTGCTCGGCGGCGCCGCGCAGCGCCTCCACCGCCGCCCTGACGGACGGCCTGCGGTCGGCGTCCGCACGCCACACCGCGTAGACATGGCGACGCATCCGCTGCCGTACGGGGACGAGCGCGACGCCCTCGGGGACGGGGCCCCGGCCGAGCCGCGGCGCGACACAGACGCCGAGGCCCGCGGCGATCAGGGCGAGCTGGGTGTGATGCTCTCCGGCCATGTGCCCGATCCGCGGCTCGAAGCCCTTGGAGCGCAGGGTGAACATCAGCCAATCGTGGCAGAACTCGCCTTCCGGCCACGACACCCACTCGTCGTCGGCGAACTCCTCCAGGTCGACCTCGGCGCGGCCTGCGAGGGGGTGGTCCGCGGGCATGGCGACATCGGGTACGTCGTCGAGCAGCTGCGCCTGCGCGAGCCCGCCGGGGACGGGCAGCCGCTTGTTGCTCCAGTCGAGCACCACAGCGAGATCGAGATCACCGCGGATCACCTCCCTGACCGCCGCCTCGGGCTCCAACTCCCTGGATATCACCCTCAGTTCTGCGTGGTCGCGGCGCAGCGCGGACACCGCGGCCGGGAACAGGCCCCGGGCCGCGGTCGGGAACGCGCCGATCCTGACCTCGCCCACTGCCTGGCCACGCCGGGCCTCGATGTCGGACTGTGCGAGCTCGACCTGGGAGAGGATGCGCGCGGCGTGGTCGGCGAGGAGCCGGCCGGTGTCGGTGAGGCGCACACCGCGGCCGTTCTTCGCCACAAGCTGCTGCCCGACCTCCCGCTCCAGTTTCGCCATCTGCTGGGAGACGGCCGAGGTGGTCACGTGGAGACCTTCGGCAGCGGCGCTGACCGAGCCGTGCCGGGCCAGGGCGTCGAGGGTACGCAGCCGCTCCAGGTTCAACATGTAAGCAATGCTAAGCGATGAGATCGAGAAATTCTCGCTTGTCCTAAGAAGTTCGGACGGCCATCGTGGTGCCCATGAGCACCGCAGCCACCGGGGCCGACAAGGCTTCCACCTCTCCCGCCTCCCACAGCCCAGGGTCCGCGCCCGACGCCCCGCCGCGACGGCGGGCCGTCGACTGGCGCATCCGGTTCGCGGTGCTCTCGGCGGTCTGGGGCTTCAGTTTCCTCCTCATCAAGGTCGGCACCGGGGCCTACGCCCCCTTCCAGGTCACGTTCGGCCGACTCTTCTTCGGCACGGCGGTACTCGCCGTCGCCATGGCGTTCCGCCGTGAGCGGCTGCCGAGGGGCCTGCGCACCTGGGGTCATCTGGCCGTCGCCGCCTTCTTCCTCAACGCGCTGCCGTTCTCGCTCTTCGCCTACGCAGAGCTCACCATCCCCTCGACACTGGCGGGGATCTGCAATGCCACCTCGCCGTTGTGGGGCATGGCGCTCTCCCTCGTTGCACTCTCGGAGGACCGGCCCACGCGGCGCCGCGTGGCGGGGCTGGGCATCGGATTCCTCGGAGTGCTCACCGTCCTCGGCGCCTGGCAGGGCTTCTCCGGACTGGACTTCGGCGGCACGGCCATGGCCCTGCTCGCCTCGCTCAGCTACCCGATCGGCTGGATCTACGTACGCCGCACCCTGGCCGGTTCCAGCCACTCGCATCTGTCGCTCACCGGCGCACAGCTGAGCCTGGCGACCCTGCAACTGGCCGTGGTCACCCCGGTGTTCACCGCACTGCCCACCTCGTTCCCGCTGGTGCCGCTGTTCGCGGTGATCGCGCTCGGGGCACTCGGCACGGGGCTGGCCCTGCTCATCCAGTACGGGCTGGTCGCCGAGGTCGGACCGACGACCGGCCAGATGGTCACGTACTTCATCCCGGTCATCGCCACGGCCGCGGGTGTACTGCTCCTCGGCGAGCACCTGGGCTGGAACACGCCCGTGGGCGCGCTGATCGTCCTGGTGGGTGCGGCACTGACGCAGAGCCGGCCGAAGCGGCCGACGCCCCCGGCGCCGGCCCCGACCCACGCCGCGGCTTCCGCCTCCGCCTCGGCCACGGCTACCGCTCCGGCCTCCGCCTCCACCTCGACCTCCGCCTCGGCCACGGCTGCCGCTCAGCCGTAGCTGCGGGCCGGCATCGGGCCGACCGCCGAGGCGACCGCTTCGGCGAGCGGCTCGATGTCGGCGTGCGCCAGCTCCGACACGGTCAGCCGGACCGCGGGGGGCGACGCCATGCGGAAGCGCGCGCCCGGGGCGACCGCCCACCCGGCGTGGAGCAGCCGTGCCACCGCCCCCGTCTCGTCCTGGACGGGCACCCACACGTTCATCCCGCTGCGCCCACGGGCCTCGACACCGCGCCGCGCCAGGGCGTCCACCAGCGCGTCGCGCCGCTCGCCGTACGAGCGGGCGACGGCGACGGGATCGACGGCGCCGGAGGCCCACAGATGAGCGACGGTGTGCTGGAGCAGCCGGCTGACCCAGCCGGGCCCCAGGCCGAGCCGGCCCTGCACACGGTCGACGGTGACGGTGTCTCCCGTCAGGACGGCCACCCGCAGATCCGGCCCGTACGCCTTGGCCGTGGAGCGTACGAACGCCCAGTTGTCGGTCACCCCGGCGAGGGGATGCAACGGGTGGTCGACGATGGCGTGGCCGTGGTCGTCCTCGATGAGCAGCGTGCGGGGGAACCGCGCGAGCACGTCGCGCAGCTGATCGGCCCGGTGGCGGCTCAGTACGGCGCCGGTCGGGTTCTGGGCGCGGTCGGTGACGACGACGGCACGGGCACCGGCGTTCAGGGCGCGCTCCACCTCTCCGGGCAGCGGCCCGTCGTCGTCGAGTGCCACGGGCAGCGGTTTGAGCCCCAGCGCCGAGACGAGGTCGAGCAGACTCCCCCAGCCCGGGTCCTCGACGGCGACCGCGTCACCCGGCCGCAGGTGCGCGGCGAGGATCCGTTCAATGGCGTCCAGCGCCCCGGACGTGGCTGCGAGCGGCCCGGCGGGGACTCTGTCGGCATCCATGGCGGCGCGCGCGAGGCGCGCGAACTCGGCGTCGAGCGGCGCCCTTCCGTACAGGCCGGGCTCCTCGGCGCACCGCGCGGCCGCGGCGGCGAGCGCCTCGTCCAGCGGGGGCAGCAGGGCGGTGTCGGGATTGCCTTCACCGAGGTCCCGTACGCCCGGGGGCGCGTCCACCCTGATGGATCCGCGGGACGTACTGGCCGGGCGGGGACGCACGCGACTGCCCCGGCGCCCCGCGGTCTCGATCACTCCGCGCTCGCGCAGGGTGCGGTAGGCGGCGGCGACGGTGTTCGGGTTGACGCCCAGCTCGGTTGCCAACCCCCTCATGGGGGGCAGCAGTTGGCCCGGTTCGAGGTCTCCGGCGCCGACAGCACGCTCCACACTCGCGGCAATCTCCGATGCGCGCCGCCCGACGATCCGATACTCTCCTAGCACAAACCTTATTATGCACTAGTGCAATGGAGTCGGCAATGTCGCAGCCCACCGAAACCCCCTACGAGCCGACGGAGCGGACGATTCCCACCCGCTCCCGGGAACGCGCGTCCTACGACCGTGAGCTGGTGCACTCGATACTCGACACCGCCTACGTCTGCCACCTCGGTTTCGTGCGCGACGGCGCGCCGGTGGTCCTGCCGACACTGTTCGCCCGCGTGGACGAGCGGCTGTACGTGCACGGGTCGACGGGATCGCGGCCCCTGCGGATGGCGGGCCAGGCGGACCCGGGGCTGCCCGTCTGCCTGACGGTGACACATGTCGACGGCCTGGTGCTGGCGCGCTCGGCCTTCCACCACTCGCTCAACTACCGCTCGGTGGTCGTCCACGGCACCGCCCGGCAGGTGACGGACCCGGCGGAGAAGCGCACGGCCCTCGATGCGCTCGTGGACCACGCGATCCCCGGCCGCGCCGCGGACTCCCGCCCGGCCGACGCCAAGGAACTGGCGGCGACGGCCGTGCTCCGCCTGGATCTGACGGAGGTCTCAGCCAAGACCCGCACCGGCGGCCCGAACGACGACCCCGCCGACCTGTCGCTCCCCTACTGGGCCGGTGTCGTCCCCGTCGCCGTCACGTCGGGCACGCCCGTCCCGGCCGCCGACCTCGCCCCCGGCACCCCGGTTCCCGACTACCTCTGAGCCCGCCCGGCCGACGCGCCCGCTTCGCCCCGGACCGGGCGCCTGGGGCGGGGGGGGGTACGGACCCGGGCATGCGGAGACGGGGCGGCGGGTACGTCAGGCCGGGGCCGGACAGTGCGTCAGGCCGGGACCGGCACCCGCCTCCGGGCCGCGGCTCCCCGCGCCTCGGCCGCGGCGAGGCCCGCGACCGCCGACAGCAGCAGCAGCGTCCCCGCCACCGTGGCCGCCGTCAGCCGCTCGTCCAGCAGCGTCACCGCGATGACCGCGGCGCTGACCGGCTCCAGCAGCATGATCACCGAGACGGTCGCCGCCCGGACCACGGCCGCGCCCGCGAAGTAGAGCGCGTAGGCCAGCGCGGTCGGCACGGCCGCGACGTACACGAGGAGCCCGGCGACCAGCGCCGGCTCCGCCGTGTGCGGCAGCAGCCCTTCACCGGCCGCCATAGGCAGCAGCCCCACGCACCCGATGGCGAAGGCCCATGCCGTCGTGGACAGCGAGTCCCCGCCGCCCCCGTCCCGGCCGAGCCACCTGGTCAGCAGCGTGATCGCCGCGTAGCCGGCGGCCGACAGCAACGCGAGGAGGACACCCAGGGGCCGCACTTCCCCGCCCTCACCGCCGAGGACCAGCACACCGAGCCCGGTCAGGGCTCCCGCGACGGCCAGGATGCCGCCGCGGCCCAGCCGCTCGCCCATGGTCAGCCGTGCCCCGACGGCGATGAGCACGGGACCGGCACCCAGTGTCACGACGGTGCCCACGGCCAGTCCGGTCGCCTCGACGGCCGCGAAGTACGCGCTCTGGAAGACGGTCAGTCCGACCCCGGTGGCGACGATCCGCAGGACACGGCGGCGGCGCGGCTCGACGGGCCCGGTGACCCCGCGCCGCCGCCGGGCGCGCAGTGCGAGGACGGGAAGCAGGAGCAGCAGGCCTCCCGCGCACCGCCAGAACGACAGGGCGAGCGGTCCGAGTTCGCTCATCTCGAACACGAGGGACGCGGCAGCGCCGGCGGTGCCCCAGGCGAACCCGGCGAAGATCAGATAGGTGAGTCCCCGCCCGACGGGCAGGCCGGCGGAGGTGCCGGCGGGCATGCCGAGCGGCATACCGGCAGGCATGTCCGCGGGCATGCCGGCAGCGGAAGTTGAAGAGGAATACGACACGTGACTTCTCCGTAAGAAGAACGGGAGGACGGCTGACCACTCGGATCGGTCACGCGGGCAGCACCGACCTGCTCGGGGACACCCCGAGCCGGGTCTTCGTCGGAGAAGGACCGCCCGCGCTAGGCGGCAGGCGGCGGAAGTACGGTCGAATGCATGATCGCCACCTTACGGTGCGCGATTGCCGCCCGACAACTCCCCCTCGCCCACGCCCTCGCCGGCCGTCGCGGGCACCGGTTCCGGCCCGCCGGCGGCCACCGGCCCGGACGGCGCCCTGGGCGCCTGCGACTGTGCGATGAACGCCCCTGTGAGAACGACCGCGCCGCCGACGATCTGCGGCGCCGACAGGTGCTCCCGCAGCAGGACCCAGGCCAGCACGGTCGCGATCACCGCCTCCAAGCAGGCGACCACCCCGGCCACCTGCGGAGACAGCCGGCGTACGGAGACGACCCCGGTGACGTACGCGAGCACGGTGGCGATCAGCACGATCCAGCCGAGCAGCAGCGCGGCGGGCACCTGCGCCCCTCCCATGTCGGCGGCACCGGCCAGCAGCGACCAGTCCATGCCCCACGGACGGGCCACGGCCGTGAGCACCACCGCGCCGATGAGGAGCCCGTAGGCGATGACGCCCAGCGGGTCGGGCGCGTCGTCGCTGTCGCCGCCCTGGTCGGACAGGACGAAGTACCCGACCTGGCAGCACGCCGCACCGAGCGCCAGCAGCAGCCCGAGCAGGTCGAAGCTGAGCCCCGCCCACACCTCGACCACACACGCGAGACCGGCCACGGCGAGGACGACACCGGCGGCCGCCGCCCTCGTCACCGGGCGGCGCTGGACGAAACGGACCCAGCCGAGCACGAGTGCCGGGGCCAGATACTCGATGAGCAGCGCGACCCCGACCGGGATGCGGGAGATCGCCGCGAAGTAGCAGGCCTGCACACCGGCCACGGCGAGCAGGCCGAACCCGGCCAGCAGCGCGGGCCTGCGCCGCAGCAGTCCGCGGTGGCGCCACGCCACCGGCGCCATGACGAGGGCCGCGCCCGCGACCCGCAGCCACACGACATGGAGGGGGTCGAGCCCCGCCTCGATCAGCGGCTTTGCCGCGACGCCCGATCCACCGAACGCAACGGCCGACCCCAGGGCGAGTCCCAGGCCGGCGCTCTTTCCCCGAGAAGCCTGCATCGGCACATGATGTCAGGGCCGGTCAGTACCGTCACCCCGATGACACATGTCGAGACAGCTCCGGGATCCGCGCACCCAGCAGCGCCGGGTCGACACGGGCACGCCGCAGCACCTCGGCGGCCCGGCAGTCCGGATCCGCCGCGAGGCAGGCCAGTACGTCGATCCCCTCGGCCGTGGACCTGCCGCGCAGCCGCGCCCGTTCGAGCGCGCCCGCCACGGCGGCCACGGCCGAGGGCGACCAGCCCGGCACACCGCGTACGGCAGCCCCGGGGGGCCGCCCCGGACCGCCGCTCCCGCGCAGGACGGACAGCGCCCCCGAGTCCTCGACAAAACCCTGCCAGGCGAGGCCGTATCCGATGCTCCGCTGCACGAGGTACCCGAGGACCCGCGCGACCTGCGACGGGCCCCCGAACGCCGCCCTGACCTCGGGGTCCAGCTCCATCAGCGAGTGCAGCAGATGGGCGGTGTCGATCTGCCGGTCCCCGTCGCGCAGCACTCGTCTGCGCGCGCCCGTGACCACCGCGGCCAACTCCACGGTGAGCGCGGCTTCGACGTCCGCGGGGACGGGGGTGGGCTGCTGCAGCGGCAGCCGGAAGGCAGGGCTGTGCACATCTCCCACCTCATCAGATGTCCAGCGCCCCGGCGTCCGCGCGCGGAAGCATTTGCCCCTCCCACCGGAGTTGGGCACACGCGGACGATTCCTCCTCCTTACGGATG
This genomic interval carries:
- a CDS encoding DMT family transporter, producing the protein MSTAATGADKASTSPASHSPGSAPDAPPRRRAVDWRIRFAVLSAVWGFSFLLIKVGTGAYAPFQVTFGRLFFGTAVLAVAMAFRRERLPRGLRTWGHLAVAAFFLNALPFSLFAYAELTIPSTLAGICNATSPLWGMALSLVALSEDRPTRRRVAGLGIGFLGVLTVLGAWQGFSGLDFGGTAMALLASLSYPIGWIYVRRTLAGSSHSHLSLTGAQLSLATLQLAVVTPVFTALPTSFPLVPLFAVIALGALGTGLALLIQYGLVAEVGPTTGQMVTYFIPVIATAAGVLLLGEHLGWNTPVGALIVLVGAALTQSRPKRPTPPAPAPTHAAASASASATATAPASASTSTSASATAAAQP
- a CDS encoding LysR family transcriptional regulator, producing MLNLERLRTLDALARHGSVSAAAEGLHVTTSAVSQQMAKLEREVGQQLVAKNGRGVRLTDTGRLLADHAARILSQVELAQSDIEARRGQAVGEVRIGAFPTAARGLFPAAVSALRRDHAELRVISRELEPEAAVREVIRGDLDLAVVLDWSNKRLPVPGGLAQAQLLDDVPDVAMPADHPLAGRAEVDLEEFADDEWVSWPEGEFCHDWLMFTLRSKGFEPRIGHMAGEHHTQLALIAAGLGVCVAPRLGRGPVPEGVALVPVRQRMRRHVYAVWRADADRRPSVRAAVEALRGAAEQQD
- a CDS encoding EamA family transporter encodes the protein MQASRGKSAGLGLALGSAVAFGGSGVAAKPLIEAGLDPLHVVWLRVAGAALVMAPVAWRHRGLLRRRPALLAGFGLLAVAGVQACYFAAISRIPVGVALLIEYLAPALVLGWVRFVQRRPVTRAAAAGVVLAVAGLACVVEVWAGLSFDLLGLLLALGAACCQVGYFVLSDQGGDSDDAPDPLGVIAYGLLIGAVVLTAVARPWGMDWSLLAGAADMGGAQVPAALLLGWIVLIATVLAYVTGVVSVRRLSPQVAGVVACLEAVIATVLAWVLLREHLSAPQIVGGAVVLTGAFIAQSQAPRAPSGPVAAGGPEPVPATAGEGVGEGELSGGNRAP
- a CDS encoding Clp protease N-terminal domain-containing protein; translation: MHSPAFRLPLQQPTPVPADVEAALTVELAAVVTGARRRVLRDGDRQIDTAHLLHSLMELDPEVRAAFGGPSQVARVLGYLVQRSIGYGLAWQGFVEDSGALSVLRGSGGPGRPPGAAVRGVPGWSPSAVAAVAGALERARLRGRSTAEGIDVLACLAADPDCRAAEVLRRARVDPALLGARIPELSRHVSSG
- a CDS encoding cysteine hydrolase, whose translation is MPSRHQLLEQLEPPTTALLTVECQQGVVGKDSALPELAAQASASGALRNVARLVAAAHDAGVQVLHAVAERRPDGRGSNRNARLFRAAERLPVQQHTGSAAVRVAPPIDVAPEDLVVRRLHGLSPLAGTGVDPLLRNLGCRTLLVTGVSANVAVPCAVFDAVNLGYTAVVVADAIAGVPAEYTPAMIRNTLSLVATIATTDEVVSCWKGPHRITRA
- a CDS encoding pyridoxamine 5'-phosphate oxidase family protein gives rise to the protein MESAMSQPTETPYEPTERTIPTRSRERASYDRELVHSILDTAYVCHLGFVRDGAPVVLPTLFARVDERLYVHGSTGSRPLRMAGQADPGLPVCLTVTHVDGLVLARSAFHHSLNYRSVVVHGTARQVTDPAEKRTALDALVDHAIPGRAADSRPADAKELAATAVLRLDLTEVSAKTRTGGPNDDPADLSLPYWAGVVPVAVTSGTPVPAADLAPGTPVPDYL
- a CDS encoding aminotransferase class I/II-fold pyridoxal phosphate-dependent enzyme; the protein is MLGEYRIVGRRASEIAASVERAVGAGDLEPGQLLPPMRGLATELGVNPNTVAAAYRTLRERGVIETAGRRGSRVRPRPASTSRGSIRVDAPPGVRDLGEGNPDTALLPPLDEALAAAAARCAEEPGLYGRAPLDAEFARLARAAMDADRVPAGPLAATSGALDAIERILAAHLRPGDAVAVEDPGWGSLLDLVSALGLKPLPVALDDDGPLPGEVERALNAGARAVVVTDRAQNPTGAVLSRHRADQLRDVLARFPRTLLIEDDHGHAIVDHPLHPLAGVTDNWAFVRSTAKAYGPDLRVAVLTGDTVTVDRVQGRLGLGPGWVSRLLQHTVAHLWASGAVDPVAVARSYGERRDALVDALARRGVEARGRSGMNVWVPVQDETGAVARLLHAGWAVAPGARFRMASPPAVRLTVSELAHADIEPLAEAVASAVGPMPARSYG
- a CDS encoding Rieske (2Fe-2S) protein yields the protein MTGSQGITRTVARRTVVAAVGGAGLTAALTACGSSDDTVQTGSGNPAGEEGAAASGGGAGGAGGTVLAKTTDIPAGGGKVVGDVVITQPVAGEFKAFSSKCTHQGCAVKEISNGTINCPCHNSRFDASDGSVKAGPATAPLPPAQITVEGDAIKLA
- a CDS encoding pyridoxamine 5'-phosphate oxidase family protein, which produces MTATQRRGRRIMMTPGELDAFLTQQRTCRVATVSSDGRPHISALWFAWDGRSLWLYSLTRSRRWAQLRRDPRIAVVVDDGEEYGELRGAELSGTAVFVGEAPRTGEDCPELAAPEALFAAKNFGLDAMPHDGRHAWLRLTPGTVASWDFRKLPGL
- a CDS encoding DMT family transporter; its protein translation is MPADMPAGMPLGMPAGTSAGLPVGRGLTYLIFAGFAWGTAGAAASLVFEMSELGPLALSFWRCAGGLLLLLPVLALRARRRRGVTGPVEPRRRRVLRIVATGVGLTVFQSAYFAAVEATGLAVGTVVTLGAGPVLIAVGARLTMGERLGRGGILAVAGALTGLGVLVLGGEGGEVRPLGVLLALLSAAGYAAITLLTRWLGRDGGGGDSLSTTAWAFAIGCVGLLPMAAGEGLLPHTAEPALVAGLLVYVAAVPTALAYALYFAGAAVVRAATVSVIMLLEPVSAAVIAVTLLDERLTAATVAGTLLLLSAVAGLAAAEARGAAARRRVPVPA